From the Drosophila sechellia strain sech25 chromosome X, ASM438219v1, whole genome shotgun sequence genome, the window CCAAGAATGTGCTGACCAAGGCCGGCGGCAATAGTTCCACATCGCTCTTCACCCAGGCGAGCACCAGCCAAAACCACCATGGACCGCACCGTGCCCTTCACATGTGCGCCTTCCAACTAGGGCTGTATGCCCTTGGTCTACACAACTGTGTGAGCCCCAATTGGCTATCGAGGACGTACTCGTCGCACGTCTCCTGGATCCTGGGGCAAGCTATGGAAATTGGTGCGCCGGCGATAAGCTTTCTGATTGACACTTGGGAGGCGCATCTCACGCCTCCCGAAGCGGCAGGCATGGCCGATCGTGCGTCGCGCGGATGGGACAGCAACATGGTCTATCCAGCGGCGGAGCTGGCCCTGTCTGTTCTGCCCCACGCAGCTGCCCTCAATCCAAACGAGATCCAGCGTGCGATTCTACAGTGCAAGGAGCAAAGCGATCTGATGCTGGAGCGGGCCTGTCTAACCGTGGAGACAGCTGCCAAGGGCGGCGGCGTCTATCCGGAGGTGCTGTTCCAGGTAGCCCGCTACTGGTACGAGCTGTACATGCGGAACACGCCGAATAACAGCGAGTTTGAGCCGCACGACGACACCATGGATCATTCGGCCGTGAGTCTGAGCGCCCTCATCGagtcccagcagcagcacgagctccagcagcaacaacaggcagtgcagcagcaacaggcggttcagcaacagcagcaggtggtgcagcaacagcagcaggtggtgcagcagcaacaacagcttgGCATGCCCAATCCCGTGGTGCAAGGCGGCGTGGGCCCCGGACCCGGACTTCCCGTAGCAGTGCCGCCACCCGTAGTTGGTTCTGTCCAGAATCCACAGGCCCAATTCCAACCCGTTGGCGTCGCCTCACTGGCTCCCCTCGGAATGGCGCAGTATCCACCGTACAGCTTCTGCCAGGGCTTGTATGCGCACCACCACAACCTGAGCTATCCGCCTGGGCAGATGCAGATGTTCATTTCGGCAgggccgccgccgccacctcAAGCATACGGCGGCTACCAGCAGCCGCCGCCACAGCAGCCGCCGAatccgcagcaacagcagcaggttGTGCAACAgcaggtgcagcagcagcaggtggtgcaacagcaacagcagcaggttCAGATGGGCGGTCAGGCGCCACCAGGTCACCCTGGGCAGCAAGGACATCCGGGCCAACCGCCCTCTGGCTTCCAGCCGCAACCACTGCCAGGAGCATTCCAGGCGCTGCCGCCGCAGGCCTATCAGGCAATGCAAGCGGGTCCTCCGGGCCCACCGATGGGTCCGCCTCAGGGCTACTATggtccaccaccaccaccgcctccgAACGGTCCGCCTGGCGTGGGCGTCGGCGTTGGAGTGGGCGTGATGCCAATGCGCCAGCATCAGCACCAACATCCCGTTTACCCATTCATGCAGCAGGCGCCGCCGCAgccaccgcagcagcaacaaccgcCGCCCTCGCAGCCACCCGTGCGACAACGACAACCACATCAGTTTACGTGAGTGATCCCAACCATGAGTCTTATTTGTGGTCAGCTTATAGGCGTCATATACTAATTACTTCTTCTTTTATGTAGACCCACCCAGCTGCGATATCTGCTGGCTGCCTACAATGTGGGCATGCTGGCCATGGAAACACTGGCGCGACGCGTCCACGACGATCGGCCGCAGGCGAAGTATGCCCGCAATCCGCCGTACGGCGAGGATGTGAAATGGTTGCTACGGATCAGCAAGAAATTGGGCACCCAGTATCTGCACCAGTTCTGCATCTGTGCGGTCAACTCGATTGTCAGTCCGTTCGTGCTGCACGACGTGGCTATTGAGTCCGCCCACTATCTGGGCAGGAACAACCACCAGATGGTGATGCAGCACCTGCGCTCTGCGCTCACACCTCTCGTCCAGAAGTGCCAGCAGATGTAAGTACTCAGCGTGCTGTTGTACGAAGAATGATCTTAGCTAATGTGGACCTTTTCCATTGTCGCAGGTACATCCAATGCATCCACCAGAAGCTGTATCATCTGACCCAGGGCGACTATGAGGAGTTTGCCAGCATTGTGGTGGCGGCACGCGCCGCTTTCCAGATCACGCCGGAGGGGAACGCGCAATTCAAGGACTGGCTGCAGTCTATCAAGCGGTAAGAGATCCTGCAATTTGCACTTTGTAGTATGTTTACTAAGTGGTCGATTCCTGTTGCAGATCGAAATCATGCAAAAAGGAGCTGTGGTCCCAGATCAATGCGGCCCTGCAGAGCAACTCCAAATGACAAAGACTTGACTCCTGCAATCTGATGACGGCagtggcaacagcaacattggcgacgacgacggcggcggcagGAACATCGGTCACAGCTGAGTGCAAGACAACAACGGTGGctgccagcagcagcggcaacaataGCGCTGGTAATCACAACAACATCGgcaatagcagcagcagcggcgccatcaccaacaacaacagcagcaacggcgGCAACATCAACATCGCCATCAGCGACTCAGTGAACGGACACaaccatcatcatcaccaccatcaccatAGGCATCATCATTTACTGGACACGCCGGCCAGCAGCGCTGCGGGattagcaacagcagcaggaggaggaggagggacAGCAGCATCAATCCCAGTGGCAGTAACACCGGTTGGCAAtacaccagcaacagcatcgtcatcagcatcagctgcagttgcagttgcagctgctgcagcttcaGCAGCACCAAGCAGCGTGGTCAGCTACGAGCGATCGGAGCGAAGACCCCCACTACTGGGAGCACCACCGGCGCTGTCCACGgttagcaacaacaacggccgATCGGGCGCAGCGATCGCTTATCACTCGCTGATGCCGAACTATTATCCCAGCACGCGGCAGCTGCACATGCATGGCCATGCCCGGGGTCACGCGCAACCACCACAGCACGGGCAACCCCATCCCCACCAGCAACCCCAGCCACACTCGCATCCCCACGcccatccgcatccgcaccCACATCCCCATCAGTACCAACTGCAGTCGCTAAGCCACTACCATCAGCAACTTTAACAACGTGTCGCTGGCATTGCCCACGGGCACGGGCTACCAGCGGCTGAtgcgcctgctgctcctgctgcagcgTCGTCGCTTTGGCTGCCGCAAGAACaagacggcggcggcggacgAAGTGGGAGAGGAGGTGGAGgcgcaactgcagcagccagCGGTGGCTGTGCCTGTCGGCGATGAGGCTGGGAACCGGGGAACCGTCGCCACTTGGCTCtggctgtggctgtggctgCTAGTGTTGCTGGTTCTGCTGTTGGTCCTGGgcctgccgctgctgctgatgatgctcCTCTGATCCGCGTCCACATCCGGAGCCATTCCCCTCCCGAGAACCACCGCACTTAGTTCATGTTAAACATAGTTCTTATTTGTATCTTCAGTTTTCGTtagccatttttttttttcgcatttaatCAAGCTACACTTAGATACACGATAGAGCCACTTTTCAGGAgtggtgtgtgtgcgtgtgagcaTTTTAGACTGAGATATctgccaacaacaacaaataccGATGcccacacacaggcacacacccACGctcaagaacaacaacaacacccaCAAGCATGGAAGTTGGGAAAGCTCTGTttgatttttcaaaaatgtgttcAGTTAAACTAACGTATTTATAGTCGATCTATCAAATAGTTTTCTACACCGACAGCTATATGAAAAAGAACTCGgacttatacatatatgcttaCGATCCCTAGAcctaaatttaaataattttcactAACATCAGCTTCGCAAAACGTAAGAATACCCATCTtcttctatatatatattttgtaatcTTAAGTAAGAGTAATGAAAGAACGGTTTATATACCCTATACATATTAATACCTGTGGTTAAGCAATTTTTTaggattttcaaatttatttgacCAACAACATCCAATACCCAACACGAAACCCCATCGATGCACCAGAAATTCTTCGCTGAGcagtttattttgaatgttCAACTAGCAAACGATCTCAACTAAAGTATTCTCACATTTCCAGTTGTGTTGAATTACTACGTTTGAAAAATGTGGGAAAGcgcgccacgcccacaaacagCTGAATCTGATGGATGTGTATCTAGGTCTATACAGCTAAACTATAGATAGCGAATATTCGAAAAAAAACTGCCAGGATTTCTTTTGCTTCGATCCACATATATGTGTCCGTCTTTTCCGACCTTATAACGACCGAGCAAAGACAGATTGAAACGATTTCTAGAAAACGCAAATCATTAtgctcacacacatgcacacacacacacactttttaTGAAATACAACTATTGAAAGAAAATGGTTTTTGTTGGTTAATCAAACGAGTTTAGCTGAATCATCAGAAGAGGagtttctatttttacatttaaaataaacaacaacaaaaaaaagaacaaaaaactacaaaaacaaccgaaaaaaaatatattttttgcttttcaaaattgtttatattataaaacctttttaattattttttaatggtttttATATCGACACATATAAAACATTCTTATTATTAAACCATTAATAcacaaaagatacaaaaagcaaacgaaaaaaaagatcaaacaatttttttttattatatacaaACAGTGCTGTTTTGAATAAATATGGTTTTTTGGATTTATTTCAAAACGCAGTGAAAAGCGacaaaaaaaacgaaacaaaaaacaaaaacacacaaaataaTCTatgttggttttatttttcttggttttccttCCAGATCACATAATTTGTTTACTAAAACTTTGGTTTCCCCttcttattattatagttTAGTTGATTCTTTCCTTTGCGGTTTTGCCACCCAATCCCATCCTCATCATTCCAATCCAACGCAACCGATCTTCAGcccaagcaaacaaaaaaaaaaaaaagaaaaactaaagcAAACTGCCACTTTCTTGAGGATTCGATTCAGTAATGTTACatgaatattataaatataactaGTTATACACGATCGCGGGATTCCGGGATTCCGGATCGGATCCCTGGATTGGTATCGAAGCAGCCGGATCGCTTCAGTTCCCGCTTAAAGGTTGTAAATACGGACGACGTCTTATATGAGTATTGTAACTCCTTGTGTTTTTGTATAATTACGAGTAGAGCAGCCAGAAACCGATTATAAAGCgaatatataaatgaaattacatCGAATCCAGGccgatttggatttggattcggattcggattcgagTTCTGAAAGCAATCGCGTAATTTGTAAACTTTTAGTAGGCAGTGTTTTATACAAAGAGcgtagcaaaaataaaaataccgaGAGCAACTTAATCTATTTATATAAAGTAAAACGAACGCAAtctgtaaattaaaattaacaacATGTTTTTAAATTACCATATAGTTGACTATTTCcgtgacaaaaacaaaaaattgaaaacaagaAGAAACAAAACCCAATTAGAAGAGATGGCAGACAATTTCTCGCTTTGTTCgccattaatatttgtaaaataacaataatccCCAATTAGCAAACCAAACGATCGAAGAACGAATTGtggaaaatatataactatagCAACGCAACTAGCAGACAAAGGAAGACCATTAACCCCATTGACTCGAACCACTCAATAACAATAACTGAATAGTAAAACGAACAAACCAACAACATTCgatctaaaataaaaataataaatgcgAACATAATGTTAACGTAGCCGATTAGCCTTTAGATCACATATAGCGCATATTTTACACAAGCGTAGTGAACCAATTTCCAAACTAAACTTAGAAACTCCACGAACCCAAACTACACAGATCCCCAAATCACCGACTCGCCTACACCAAAGTTTAAACTCCAAGTCGTTTTTTTTCCAGTCATTTGCAGTGGAAAAGTTTTCACTTCCTAAAGAATTCCCGCTTAATATTAGATTTCAAAATTCGAAATCGTGCACGTTCATACCTCCTTATTTTTAATGGTAGAAATCGAAAATCTGGTTTTTGAAGATCTGTCCCATATCATTCAACTGCCACTGACATTAGGTTCATCTTAGAACAATATTAGGACGTAACGCCGATTCCATTCGAGATTCAGTTTCCACCAACTTGGTCGTAGGACTCCACGATTTCCCCCCACAAGACATGCACCCACAATTATCCTTGCACCGTGGCGTTTATATAGCCATGCACTGTATCGTCCGGACCTGGACGGGATGTGGATGCAGTGCGGCTATATCAGCTATGTAGCTTGCGAATCTGCTTCCCGTTTGGATCTGCACCGCATACAtaacatatatacaaatatagaCAActcccatatatatataaatatatatatatatatatatttacagaTACATATTAAATTGAAGCGgacataaattaatatttaatcttAAGTCGGAAATAAAACATTACCTCATACTTTAAAAACTTATGAAGACAGTTACAAGTAGAACACTCGAAATTATATAGATTATATACCATATACACGATAAATATAGGCCATTTTTTTGTAGCAATCGAACTTAGGCTTTATGAAATTCTATCATTTGTGAAACGAATAGCAGCTATGATTTTCCTGTTGTGAGAGAGAAAAGCGAGAAAAACCGTGGAAATGTGCAGTTATAGCGAGGGATTCCATTCCGGGGATTCCCCCATTGGCTCCTTTCTCTACTCATGGCTCTTTGTACATTTTTGCactgtaaaaataaaatattaaacatataaatatataaattgcttgctaaaaaagtttaaaaaaacGAATGGAAAACGCGCAAAGtttaacataaaatatatacatacatgaagCGAcgttatttatatatacgcCTACAGAAACATGCAAAAAACtattatatacaaaaaaatatatacatacatatataaatatatatatatacaatactTATTTACATTGCGTATTTTAGCGTTTTATTCGACatcggaaaataaaaaaaaataaaaccaaaaaccaatcGTAGAAACGCTACAAAAGTGTTCTTtttaacgaaaaaaaaaataaataaaaataaatacagaaAGCGGAAAATAGAATATTAAATTAAGCaacagaaaatatttatacactGAGATGCCGCGGCGAGTTGAAAGtttgaatattaaaaaaaaaagatgggAGAACgacaaatttttaattgaatttttaattttacaaaagcatacatattttatttaccaaTCGCTGTAAATATCAAGCAACACACTATTCTGGCGGGCttttttgagtttttttttttaaatttcaaactgTCTCCACTATTCGGCCACAGCCCCCAGCCACGCCCCATGAAACCAATACCACTACAATGCAAAGCTTTAATTCattgccacacacacacacacacagagacacaacacacccacacccagcAATGCAAAAGTGctttaaacataaaaaatacgTTTCTCTTAAGTAAACTTGAAAACTTTTTACAAACAGACGAAACACAAGGACACAGAAAACAAGAACTCTGCCAAAATCAAGCTAATACAGACGAACAAAAGtaaaaactaaatgaaaaCCGAAATCTTCTctaaaaaataacaacaaattgtAAACAAGAATATAACACGGAAATAACTAATTAAACATAAATGATTAAATAACGAATCGATGAGCAGAACGAATAACAagaatggaaattaaaaagcttattttatatattcaaacatacaacaataaaaaaaccGAAATGACCATTAATGAACTAAATTATAAACGAACCGAGATATAGTGTATATGAATGATTTTTAACAATGTAAAAATTTTGAACCAGTCTCTTTCGAATTTTATTCGTTTTCAAATGGCCCGAAAGGCAAGAAGCTGAGTTAGTGAGGGACAGAGATAGAGTGAAGAGAGGGCTAGAGCAGCGCATTATTATTAACTAATTTAATATGCAATATATCTACTATATTTaaagaaaaccaaaataatACAGATACATGA encodes:
- the LOC6614928 gene encoding cyclic AMP-responsive element-binding protein 5, which gives rise to MTAVATATLATTTAAAGTSVTAECKTTTVAASSSGNNSAGNHNNIGNSSSSGAITNNNSSNGGNINIAISDSVNGHNHHHHHHHHRHHHLLDTPASSAAGLATAAGGGGGTAASIPVAVTPVGNTPATASSSASAAVAVAAAAASAAPSSVVSYERSERRPPLLGAPPALSTVSNNNGRSGAAIAYHSLMPNYYPSTRQLHMHGHARGHAQPPQHGQPHPHQQPQPHSHPHAHPHPHPHPHQYQLQSLSHYHQQL